In Ursus arctos isolate Adak ecotype North America unplaced genomic scaffold, UrsArc2.0 scaffold_2, whole genome shotgun sequence, the genomic stretch CATGAAAGAGTATCCACCATTTTGttccattccatttatatgaaattttaaaacggGCAGAACTATATCAATAGAAAGTACATAATTGTTGCCTGGAGCAGGGAAGGAGAAGTCGACTGCAAAGGGGTATGAAGAacattttggggtgatggaaatgttacGTATCTTGGTTGTTATGGTGGTTGAGTGGGTGtattcatttgtcaaaactcatcctTGTACACAAATTGGATGCATTTTATCACATGTAAGTTCAACCTATtgcaataaagtatttaaaaaaattttttaaagattttttatttatttgacagcaagcaCACAAAcagggagcaacagagggagagagagaagcaagctgtccgctgagcagggagtgcaatgtggggctggatccccatgacctgagccaaaggcagatgcttaaccaactgagccacccagatgccccaagtatttaaaattttaaaagacaagttGCAAAGGaattcaaaacatatttttccatttgtgtaaaATTCAAAACCAGCAAAGCTAAATATCTTGTTTAGGTTGATAATGTgataaaatagtaaagaaaaattagattGTTGACAAATTAAGATTGGGGGTTGCATTCAATCAGGGATAGGCACACAAGGCTGCAGAGTCAGTGGTAATGTTCTAGTTCATAAACAGGATAGCAGGTACAGATGTTCAtcttaacaatttttatattacttaaaatatacataacacgTATTCAACATATAATATATTTCATAGTGGAAGTTGCTAAAAAAGTAGCACGAAGTGGCACCTGGcaggcttagtcagttaagcctccagctcttcacctcagctcaggtcttggtttcaggatcctgagttcaagctccacgttggactccgcactgggtgtagagcgtacttaaataaatgaaaaagtcacaGGAAAATCTGCTGGGGCTCTGGCAACCCTCTTAAATAAGAGAGATGAACTTGGAACTGTTAACAGTGGTTGCTTCTGGATAAGTGAGGAGTAGCGTTAGTACCTTTGTTTGAAATTTACACCATGGATGTGAATTACCTACTTAAAAGATTTAATGTACTCTAGAAGAAAGCTTTTAGAAGGTCTGTGGTCCACCAGGTAGGGTAGTCCCCAAGCTATTATAAATCACAGGCCTCTTCACAGATTTTTAGAGTATGATTTCCAGTTgctgttcattttttctctttctctggaagcTCTTTATAACACCTAACTAAGATTTTAAACCCAGTTGAGTCAGAAATAATGTTGATGCTGTGGAACTTGAAGAAATTCTGGCAGGTTAAAAGATCTAGCTTAGAGATGTATAGTTTAGAGAAGTTTTTAGAGAACCTAATCCTATCCTTAAACTTTTTAGTCTTATCTGGCAATTTTATCAGACATAGCattttttctgctgcttttgtCTTAGTTGTTCACTTGCTCTGCCCCATTTCCAGGTTCATGGAAAGCAGAGTATAGGGTAAGTGATTGcatattcttttctctgtgtgaaCAGGACTTAAAAGAGGAGATTGATATCCGGCTATCCAGGGTTCAAGATATCAAGTATGAACCTCGGCTCCTTGCAGATGGTGATGCAAGACTGCTACAGCTAGAAACCCAGGGAAATCAGAGTACGTGGCATGCTCTTGTGGGATACTTCAGTGAGGAATCCCACAAGTTCAGAATTCCTTTGCTTTCCGAGCTGTTAGCATAGCTGCTGGAAAACCTACACCCGTGGTTCCTCTATTGCTGGGTATATGTCAGATGTGGGGAGGCATTTTATTAGCTTGCTGAAGTTTGGAAAATCTTCTGAGGGTTATGTCTATGACCAGTCTCTTTTTCAACAGATTGCTACAACTATCTATACAGAATGAAAGCTCTGGATGCCATCCGTGCCTCTGGTAAGGGCCACTTGACGGGGTATTGAGGATCCTGAAAGCTCACCTCGGAAAGAAGGAGGAACccactttatatatattagaatttGTCCTTTCTGTACATCTCTAGCTAAGAGGAATTTCCTAGAGTTTTGAGAGGACTAGATTTATTTCGTCTAAGGAAATGATGGAGGcacattatttcttcttcaatgagtggatttattttctttagaccTTTGGTTTCatgaaatggatggtggtgatttGCTTGTTTTTCCACAAAAGACACGTGACATCTGCTTTCTCAATAAGACCAAGATAAATGGTTCTTGAATTATTTCTGCTTCGTCTCTCCTAAAACGTGGTTTATATTTCAGAGCCAGGATGAGTAAGTAGGAGGATAAATTGGAAAGAGACACTATTAGGTGCCATTGGTGCAGCTCATAGCTGTGTTGCTACCACCAAACGACCACTCAAACACAGCTCTCTACCTGTGGTCTTCTTCATTCTATTAGAAGTTCCCCCAATTCTTTCATTGGATCCATTTCTAAATTTGAGAGATAAACTAGAAATACTGATAAAGGGGAGAAGTGTTATCACTATTATCTATTATCTCCACAGAGATACCATTTCATGCTGAAGGCAGACATCCCCGTTCCTTAATGGGCAAGAATTTCCGCTCCTATCTGCTAGATCTTCGGAACACTAGTACTCCTTTTAAGGGTGTTCGCAAGGCCCTCATTGATACCTTGCTGGATGGCTATGAGACAGCCCGCTACGGGACAGGGGTAAGCTGGATGGCCACTTTTTCCTTCAGAGAACAAAAGGAGTACGGGAATCTcacccttcctctttcctcaggTCTTTGGCCAGAGTGAGTACCTTCGCTACCAGGAGGCCCTGAGTGAGCTGGCCACTGTGTAAGTTTGAAGGGGAATATGTTGGAGGGGCTGGTTGGAGAGTACGGTAGTGCTGGCCCACCCCCCAGCAAGATGCCCTTCATAAGCAGTATTAATAAAATCTGATGACAAGCTGTCAGGTCCTGCCTTTCCCTCACGTCGGAAAGCACGTGCTGCTCTACAAGCTTACGGGGAGAGAAGCCTCTCCTACTTTtgtgccctcttttttttttttaagtccaggtGAGTAAAATGTCAAAAGTGGTGTAACTTTATACCAATAAAGGGGATAAAATTTTTCATATGgggatttccttctcttccagggTTCCAGTGTCTTGCTTCTATGTCTTGGTCTGATAAAGTAACAATTACGTGCCATCCATTTTTATCAGCACTTAGAGCATTAGGAACTCCATCTGAAGCTACGGGCATCACTGTAGCATTAGCTGTTGAGTGTCTGTGTTGCAGGAATCACAACTTTTGTCTGGCATCATTTTAAATGTGCGCTAACATAGCTTCGGTGGTATTGTTTATGCAAAGTTGAAAGGGTGGAGAGGGAAAGCCAATGTAGAATAAAAAGTTAGTTACTGGTCTTGAAAAGAACCACCTCTGTTTCCTGCTGTGTTGAGTATGGCTCTTTCTCAAAAGATAAGGGGTATGTCTGTCCTCTCTTATCTGTGTCCTTAAAAATAAACTACCTTGTTCCAAAAACAAAAGGTCCAGTAAAAACTGCTCTGAACAGGAGTGGAAGTAAGCAGGGGAGAGGATGAGAAGGGTGTTTAGTCTGGAAGTAACTTAGGGGACCTGTTCAAGGTACAGTTTCTATGAAAGCCAAGTAGTTTGTAGTTCTCATCTGGGGTCTGTAGAGTCTTCAAATTCATATAGACAGAAAGGAGATGGTGGGTGCCAGGGACTGGAGGCTTAGGGCttaatggggacagagcttcagttttgCAGCATGAAAAGAGCTCTGGAGGTGGACGGTGGGATGGCTGCACGACAGTGTGCGTGTACTTGACGCTGCTGACTGTAACATTTACAAGTGGTCGAGATGGTAAAtcttgtgtgtattttaccacaattttgttaagaattcagtcctttggggcgcctgggtggctcagctgttgagcgtctgccttctgctcagggtgtgatcccagagttctgggatcgagccccacatcaggctcctccgctatgagcctgcttcttcctcccccactccccctgcttgtgttccctctctcgctggctgtctctctgtcaaataaataaataaaatcttaaaaaaaaaaaaaaaaaatccatccttggagggcacctgtgtggctcagtcagtaagcatccaactcttgtttttggctcaggtcatgatctcaaggtcatgagatggagccccgtggcgggctctgtgctcagcagggagtgtgcttgagattctgtccctctccctctgcccttcacccatgtgtgtgcacactctttctctctctctaaaataaataaatacatattttcttactatctttttgagattttatttgagagagagctcacacacaagcaggggggagggacagagggagaaggcaaaacagactccccactgagcagggagcctgacgcggggctcgatcccaggaccctgaaatcatgacctgagctgaaggcagacactcaaccgactgagctacccaggagccccaaagaaacctttttttttttttaattcagtccttggggcacctggctggcttagtcagtagagcatgtgactcttgatcttggggttgtgagtttgagccccatgttggatgtggcaattatttaaaaataaattttttttattttttaagattttatttatatttgacaacaagcataagcagggggagcggcaggcagagggagagggagaaacaggctccccgctgagcagggaacctgacatggggatcaattacaggaccctgggatcatgacctgagctgaaggcagacgcttaaccaactgagccacccagatgcccccaaaataaaatcttttaaaaaatactaattcaggggcgcctgggtggcacagtggttaagcatctgcctttggctcagggcgtgatcccagcgttatgggatcgagccccacatcaggctcctctgctaggagcctgtttcttcctctcccactccccctgcctatgttccctctctcgctggctgtctctatctctgtcaaataaataaaaaaaacaaaatctttaaaaaaaaaaatactaattcagtccttgtggggcatctggctgacttagtagagcacgtgactcttaatcttagggtggtgagttcaaacctcactttgggcatagagcttacttaaataaataggggtggggcgcctgggtggctcagtcctcaagtgtctgccttcatctcaggtcatgatcccaggctcctgggatcaagccccgcatcgggctccctgctcagcgggaagcctgcttctctctctcccactccccctgcttgtgttccctcttttgctctctctctctgtcaaataaataatcttttttttaaatgataaaataaacaaataaataaataggggtgcctgtggctggctcagttggaagagcatgtgacttttttttttaagatttatttatttattttagagaggaaaaacagtgtgagtgggaggggcagagggagagggagagagaatttcaggcatactccaagctgagcatggggcccaaGATGGGggtcgatcccatgacctgagccaaaaccaagagtcagacacccaactgactgtgccacccaagtgccccaagcaCTTgattcttaatcttggggtcgtgagttcaagttcAAGCCcgacagtgggtgtagagattacttaaatagatgaacttaaaaaaaataattcattcctTAATTAATGGTTTCTAGAAAGTTTTGATGAGTCTAACAAAGAGGATAGGCTCTGAAATCTGACAGACTTAGATTTGCACCCCAACTCTGTCACTTGATAGctttgtgacctcaggcaaaggGGCTGTCAATTTCCTAACCTGGAAAATGGGCATGTTACCACCATGTAGAGATGTGGGGGTATCTGTAAATTAGATACTGGTAAAAAACCAAATTTAATGTCCTAACAGGTTGTAAGTACTCAGTAGCcacttctgttcttattttttggTGTTCAGTTTTCAAGGGACTGTTTTTGGACTGGGAGTATATTAGCGACATACACACATTAGGTAAATCAGAATTAAAAGTTTTCTCTATAGTGAGATGAAGAAAATGTTGAGCCAGAGGCAGGGACTCAGTGGGAAAATTGGTTTCTCTGCTACTTCGAAGCTGTCAGATGGGGTTTTAGTAACTCATTTATAAGATAGGACAAGGACAGGGATCATTCGTGGCTATAGCTACATTTATAGAATGGATGAGCCTTGAATTGTATTCTTGTGTTAGTCCTCATTCTGTCCTTGAGCTGCCCTCTCTGTGTTCTCCAGGGTCAAAGCACGAAGCGGGAGCTCTCAGAGGCAGCACCAGTCGGCAGCCAAAGACCTAACCCAGTCTCCTGAAGTCTCCCCAACAACCATCCAGGTGACATACCTCCCTTCCAGTCAGAAGAGTAAACGTGCCAAGCACTTCCTTGAACTGAAGAGCTTTAAGGACAACTATAACACACTGGAAAGTACTCTGTGACGGGGCTGATGGACGCTGCTCTGCTGCTGGCTGTGCCAGTGGCTTCAGGTCATCCGGCTGGTGGGTCCAGCTGAAGTGCCACAGTGTCCAGAACTCTTAGGGTTCATGCCTAGAGGATCATTCTCCAGCTTGTTCTTACAGCCTGTTTCAGAGAATCAGGACTTCATTTTCCCTTGGCAGCACTTTTTTCTGGAGTTGAATTCAgatgtttttcttaatgtttccaTCGATGCTTCCTTAAAAATCCTCACTTGGTTTTGATTATAGTTcacctgcctttttttcccccctcttttccAGACTATAAATAATCCTAAGAGTGAGAGTTGAGGTGGCAGGGCCTTGTGTCTTCATGTCTACCCCTTTATACGTAGGTGAATGGGGACCATTTGGGTTTGAGACATATTAGAGGTGATTGGTAGGAAAGGCGGACACGAGCTGGTGGGGAGGTCTGGTGAGGCCATGCGTGCTACATGGAACAGCTTGCCTGGTGCTCCACTTGGATTAATCCAGGGTGTGTGGAAACGTTAACACAAATTCCCTGACGTGCAAGGATCTGCCCTTACGCTTTCTTTCCATACTgtcttaaataaatggaaaagggaATGTTGGCACCTGACATAATCCCATCCCCCCACAGTTATTGGGGATACTGTGGGACAGTGAAGAAATGTCAGACCAATGCACCGGTCTGACATTctagattatttaataaaatgaacaattagaaaagcatatgattcatttctttatagttgcctttttttttttttttttttttaagatttattttagagggagcgTCCatgtgcaggagcagggggaggtgcagagaaaagcagacttcccactgagcccggagcctgacatggggctggagctgatgaccctgagatcatgacctgggccgaaatcaagagtcagatgcttaactgactgagccacccagttgccctgcAGTTGCCTTTTAATGAAACAGGCATAGAATATGTTCTTTGGACGTAGGATCATACAGGGACCCCACAGAAGAAACCCTGAAATTGGGACCGTGGTCCTTGCTCCTAGAATTGCCTGTGTCACTAATAGAAGGCAGGAGAACCAGGATTCCCTTTAGGTCTCCAGGGCAACAGGCCAGGTGACCAAGTCCTAGGCGCTGGGGTTGTTGTTGGAGGCAAATGTGTTGCTATGACTACTGAATCCTGGGTGACCGGCTGGACAGAAGGGAGAGCCTGCTTCGCGTCCTGAGCCTGTGTCTCACCAGCTTGTGGACATGTCTGTGGAAAAGACGACAAAAGTCGAAGAGGTGTGCAGAGCTGGAAGGGGGCTGGGTTGACCAGAAGCAGTTTCTTGAGGGGCCTGTGATGTAAGTGCTGGCTGCTGTATGCCAGCTCCTCcctgtatgttttatttaatctgttCTGGAAGGAGTAGCACTCTTGCCCTCACTTCTCCTAGGAAGTGACCATTCCCTGTCAAGAAGAGAGGCCCATGGGAAAGGTGCTGGGGATGGGGTGCTGGACGTCAAGGCAGACAAGCAACTTGCTTTTCTTGCAGAGTTTTcaaagggtcctgggatttaagAAGATGGTTGACAGGTAATTTCTGCTTCTATCCCTTCCCTTACCCCTCAGCTTGACCTTGTCACCCTTGTGTCCTTCCCTCTAGCCACCTGTCAGATACACTTCATCCTTGTCCGGGGCTCCTCAAGAAGGAAAGGGGTGTGCAGGTGCAGGATGCAGCCTTTCAGGGACAGCCTGCCAGTGCCCACTAGGTTGTGCTACCCACACAGTGCTTTTACTATCTCTTTCTCCTTGTTGTCCGAAGGAAAATCGGAtcaagtttttgttcttttattaagTAGAATGTAATGCTTTGTTGTATTAATCGTGATAGGTATGCaggtaagtatttgttgagtgactgaATGAGAAGACCAGGCTGTATGTCTCTCCTTCACCTGGGAGCTTTTTAAGACACATGAGCTAAGGTCTTAACCCAGAAGATTCTGACTACAGTGGTCTGGGATCAGGTAGGATAAGCCTGTTTTTAAAGGTTTCGCAGTTGGTTATACCCAGAGCCATCAAGGATGGGAGTCCAGAATGATGCAGCCTTTTTACAAAGACAGCTTGATGAAATTTATCAAAACCTAAGATCTCAAAATTCACATATCCATGGACCTGGCAGCTGTATGTCTAGTTGACCTTTTATACCTGCAGGAGCTCTAGAGTGTACATACACAAGAGTGTGCTGGACAGCACtgtttacaaaagtaaaaaggggggcacccggctggctcagttggaggtgcacgcaactcttgatctcagggttttgagttcaggCTCCAGgcggggtgtagagattactttaaaaaaaaaaaatttttttttttttaaagtagaaaccATCTAGTTGGTTAAATTATGATATAAAAATACTAGGCAGCCTTTACACAGAATGAAGCAAATCTTTATGTGCTGGTAGGAAAAGTCCAAATTGTTAAATAATACTACTTATGTAAAAGTATGaattcatggtaaaaaaaaaaaataatactactaCTTGTATATGATAGAAACTTCTGAaaatatacacaagaaacataacTTCATTGAGAACTGGGGTGGAAAAACAAAGCTTTAACTTTtcatttagtatatattttttaagattttatttttttatttttgttaacattttatttatttaagggagggagaaggaggagcagagggagagagaatctccagcagggagcccgacatgggcctcgatctcacaaccctgaggtcaggacctgagctgaattcaagagtcggacacttaatcgactgagccacccaggtaccccaaagattttatttttaagtaatctctatacccagcgtggggcttgaactcacaaccccaagatcaagagtcacgtgctcaacaactgagccagaGAGtcatccctctctcttttttttttttaaaagattttatttatttatttgacagatagagacagccagcgagagagggaacacaagcagggggagtgggagaggaagaagcaggctcccagcggaggagcctgatgtggggctcgatcccagaacgccgggatcacaccctgaactgaaggcagacgcttaaagactgagtcacccaggagcccccagaggctta encodes the following:
- the CUNH1orf43 gene encoding protein C1orf43 homolog, with product MASGSNWLSGVNVVLVMAYGSLVFVLLFIFVKRQIMRFAMKSRRGPHVPVGHNAPKDLKEEIDIRLSRVQDIKYEPRLLADGDARLLQLETQGNQNCYNYLYRMKALDAIRASEIPFHAEGRHPRSLMGKNFRSYLLDLRNTSTPFKGVRKALIDTLLDGYETARYGTGVFGQSEYLRYQEALSELATVVKARSGSSQRQHQSAAKDLTQSPEVSPTTIQVTYLPSSQKSKRAKHFLELKSFKDNYNTLESTL